A single genomic interval of Streptococcus oralis subsp. dentisani harbors:
- a CDS encoding glycoside hydrolase family 125 protein, producing MVYSKEIVREWLDEVAERAKDHPEWVDVFERCYTDTLDNTVEILEDGSTFVLTGDIPAMWLRDSTAQLRPYLHVAKRDALLRQTIAGLVKRQMTLILKDPYANSFNIEENWKGHHETDHTDLNGWIWERKYEVDSLCYPLQLAYLLWKETGEISQFDETFVTATKEILHLWTVEQDHNNSPYRFVRDTDRKEDTLVNDGFGPDFAVTGMTWSAFRPSDDCCQYSYLIPSNMFAVVVLGYVQEIFTELDLADSESIIADANRLQAEIQEGIENYAYTTNSKGEKIYAFEVDGLGNASIMDDPNVPSLLAAPYLGYCDIEDEVYQATRRTILSPENPYFYQGEYASGLGSSHTFYRYIWPIALSIQGLTTSDKAEKKFLLDQLVACDGGTGVMHESFHVDDPTLYSREWFSWANMMFCELVLDYLDIR from the coding sequence ATGGTATATTCTAAAGAAATTGTCAGAGAGTGGCTTGATGAAGTAGCAGAGCGTGCCAAGGACCATCCGGAGTGGGTGGATGTCTTTGAGCGTTGCTATACAGACACCTTGGATAATACGGTCGAGATTCTAGAAGATGGCTCAACCTTTGTCTTGACTGGGGATATTCCTGCCATGTGGCTTCGGGATTCGACGGCCCAACTCAGACCCTACCTTCATGTGGCTAAAAGAGACGCCCTCCTGCGTCAGACCATTGCAGGTTTGGTTAAGCGTCAGATGACCTTGATTCTCAAGGATCCTTATGCCAATTCCTTCAATATTGAGGAAAACTGGAAGGGACACCACGAGACTGACCATACCGATCTTAATGGCTGGATTTGGGAACGCAAGTACGAGGTGGATTCGCTTTGCTATCCTTTGCAACTGGCTTATCTCCTCTGGAAAGAAACAGGAGAAATTAGTCAGTTTGATGAAACTTTTGTCACAGCAACTAAGGAAATCCTTCATCTGTGGACGGTGGAACAAGACCATAACAACTCTCCTTATCGTTTTGTCCGCGACACAGATCGAAAAGAAGATACTTTGGTAAATGATGGCTTTGGACCTGACTTTGCAGTGACAGGTATGACCTGGTCAGCTTTCCGACCGAGTGATGACTGCTGCCAGTATAGCTATTTGATTCCGTCCAATATGTTTGCTGTAGTAGTCTTGGGGTACGTGCAAGAAATCTTTACAGAACTAGACCTAGCTGATAGTGAGAGTATTATTGCTGATGCTAACCGTCTCCAGGCTGAAATCCAAGAAGGCATCGAAAATTACGCCTACACCACTAATAGCAAGGGTGAAAAGATTTACGCCTTTGAAGTGGATGGTTTAGGAAATGCTAGCATCATGGACGATCCAAATGTACCGAGTCTGCTGGCGGCGCCTTATCTGGGCTATTGCGACATTGAAGACGAAGTTTATCAAGCAACTCGTCGCACCATTCTAAGCCCTGAAAATCCATATTTCTACCAAGGAGAATATGCTAGTGGTCTCGGAAGTTCTCATACCTTTTATCGCTATATCTGGCCGATTGCTCTGTCTATCCAAGGCTTGACAACAAGTGATAAGGCAGAGAAAAAATTCTTGCTGGATCAGCTGGTTGCCTGCGATGGTGGTACAGGTGTTATGCACGAAAGCTTCCACGTGGACGACCCAACGCTTTACTCACGTGAATGGTTCTCTTGGGCCAACATGATGTTCTGTGAATTGGTCTTGGATTACCTGGATATCCGCTAG
- a CDS encoding GH92 family glycosyl hydrolase produces MKPLLEIIDTRFGTASKHAFSRGNTLPYTGVPFGMNYFVPQTSDQEGAWFFDPHLPIFQGIRLTHQPSPWIGDYSWLLLTPVIGQLGGDSLFHRQSSYDLDKASFQPHYLKIFSLRYQIETQLTPTCYGASIRLEQKQGKALSLYLHAADELTVKQVDKRTLVLRQEGKTETNKSPLILFTALQMNADLLAITQEEGDWRIDLASSHAEIQLATSFISPSQALLNLPETDFDSCKASAQADWENLLHRFDVLETGEADRTFFDHCLYRLFLFPQTFYEVDESGQAIHMDLATGTVKPGVLFSNNGFWDTFRTTFPLFALIIPEHYHRFLEGFLNSNRDTGFLPKWLAPDERGMMPGTLLDGIIADSACKDMAPDLEEELLQAMLETASKTDLLGINGRHGLAQYQELGYLSTDNHESVSHTLDYAYSDFCIASCAQKLGQTEIADTYNTSSQNFRHLFDAETGYMRARDRQGNFRPDFSPYSWGRDYAECSAIQATLGVLHDIPDLIQLMGGKEAFSRYLLKTCQDAPLFETTGYGYEIHEMSEMATAPFGQIAISNQPSFHIPYLFRYSDYPDYTALLIKTIRQKAFHPSWKAYPGDEDNGSLSAWYIWSALGFYPTCPGKPSYDLGIPLFDHLRVYLAKENKWLDIHAEQNYSHFNFVKECRLDKTPVSSIQHQDLLKSEQLTFTLSWLPNHS; encoded by the coding sequence ATGAAACCACTACTTGAAATCATCGATACTCGTTTTGGCACTGCTAGCAAGCATGCCTTTTCTCGGGGGAATACCCTGCCTTACACAGGCGTTCCTTTTGGGATGAATTATTTTGTGCCCCAGACCAGTGACCAGGAGGGAGCTTGGTTCTTCGATCCGCATCTACCCATCTTTCAGGGGATTCGCTTAACCCACCAGCCCAGTCCTTGGATTGGTGACTACTCTTGGCTGCTTCTGACACCTGTCATAGGCCAGCTAGGTGGAGATAGTCTCTTTCATCGTCAGTCTTCCTATGACCTAGATAAGGCCTCCTTCCAACCTCATTATCTGAAGATTTTCTCCCTGCGCTATCAGATTGAAACCCAGCTCACACCAACTTGCTACGGCGCTTCTATTCGTTTGGAGCAAAAGCAAGGCAAAGCCCTCTCCCTCTATCTTCACGCAGCAGATGAACTGACAGTCAAGCAAGTAGATAAGCGGACTCTGGTCCTAAGACAAGAAGGTAAAACAGAGACCAATAAAAGTCCGCTGATACTATTCACTGCCCTACAAATGAATGCGGATCTTCTTGCTATCACACAAGAAGAGGGAGACTGGCGAATTGATTTAGCAAGTAGTCATGCTGAGATTCAATTAGCGACTTCTTTTATCTCTCCTTCTCAAGCGCTACTTAATCTACCTGAAACGGACTTTGATAGCTGTAAAGCAAGTGCCCAAGCGGACTGGGAAAATCTCCTCCATCGTTTTGATGTGTTGGAGACAGGAGAGGCTGACCGAACCTTCTTTGACCACTGCCTCTACAGACTCTTTCTCTTCCCACAGACATTTTATGAGGTTGATGAATCAGGACAAGCCATCCACATGGACCTAGCTACTGGTACTGTCAAGCCCGGCGTCCTCTTTAGCAACAATGGCTTCTGGGATACCTTCCGCACCACCTTCCCCCTCTTTGCCCTTATCATACCGGAACACTATCACCGATTTTTAGAAGGTTTCCTCAATAGCAACCGCGATACTGGTTTCCTGCCAAAATGGCTAGCCCCAGATGAACGTGGCATGATGCCTGGTACTCTGCTAGATGGCATTATCGCTGACAGCGCCTGCAAGGACATGGCCCCCGACCTAGAAGAAGAACTCCTCCAAGCTATGCTTGAAACAGCCAGCAAGACCGACCTTCTCGGCATCAATGGTCGCCACGGTTTGGCACAATACCAAGAACTGGGCTATCTATCCACGGACAATCACGAAAGTGTCAGCCACACCCTAGACTATGCCTATAGTGACTTTTGTATCGCCAGCTGCGCCCAAAAGCTTGGGCAAACAGAGATTGCTGACACTTATAACACTTCTTCTCAAAATTTCCGTCATCTATTTGATGCTGAGACAGGCTATATGCGTGCGCGAGATCGTCAAGGCAACTTCCGGCCTGATTTCTCTCCTTATAGTTGGGGACGCGACTACGCCGAATGTTCTGCCATTCAAGCGACTTTAGGCGTTCTACACGACATCCCTGACTTAATCCAACTTATGGGTGGAAAAGAAGCCTTTAGCCGCTACCTTTTGAAAACCTGTCAGGATGCTCCTCTCTTTGAGACAACTGGCTATGGTTACGAAATTCATGAAATGAGCGAGATGGCTACCGCTCCTTTTGGGCAAATCGCCATTTCCAACCAACCTAGTTTCCACATCCCTTATCTCTTCCGCTACAGTGACTACCCTGACTACACTGCTCTTCTCATTAAGACGATACGTCAGAAGGCCTTTCACCCAAGTTGGAAAGCCTATCCTGGCGATGAGGACAACGGTAGTCTCTCTGCTTGGTATATCTGGTCAGCTCTTGGATTCTACCCGACCTGTCCAGGAAAACCAAGCTACGACCTCGGAATCCCTCTCTTTGATCATCTCCGTGTCTACCTAGCTAAGGAAAATAAATGGCTAGATATCCATGCTGAGCAAAACTACAGCCATTTTAACTTTGTCAAAGAGTGTCGATTGGACAAGACTCCTGTATCTAGCATCCAACACCAGGACCTCTTGAAATCTGAGCAACTGACCTTCACCCTCAGCTGGCTACCAAATCACTCATAA
- a CDS encoding alpha-L-fucosidase: MTKIKPHGPLPSQAQLAYLGDELAAFIHFGPNTFYDQEWGTGQEEPERFNPTKLDAREWVRVLKETGFKKVILVVKHHDGFVLYPTAYTDYSVKASPWRDGKGDLLLEVSRAATEFDMDMGVYLSPWDAHSPLYHVDREADYNAYYLAQLKEILSNPDYGNAGKFAEIWMDGARGEGAQQVNYEFETWFETIRELQGDCLIFSTEGTSIRWIGNERGYAGDPLWQKVKPDQLGTEAALDYLQHGDPSGTLFSIGEADVSLRPGWFYHEDQDPKSLEELIEIYFHSVGRGTPLLLNIPPNQDGLFDERDIQRLYEFRAYRDALYREDLALGAKVSGPALSADFACCHLTDGLETSSWASDAELPIQLEIDLGTPKTFDVIELREELKLGQRIAAFHVQVELDGVWQEFGSGHTVGYKRLLRGLVVEAQKVRVIITEAQDLPVLTKISLYKTPSLSKKEAVQQLEFSEKSLAVIKGENAYFTVKRRECSGPLEAKISIQPGTGVHGIAYQDEIQVLMFQAGETEKRLTFPTLYFAGDKSLDFYLNLMVDGQLVDQLQVQVS, encoded by the coding sequence ATGACGAAAATAAAACCACATGGACCATTACCAAGTCAGGCGCAGCTAGCCTATCTGGGGGATGAGCTAGCAGCCTTTATCCATTTTGGTCCCAATACCTTTTATGACCAAGAATGGGGGACTGGTCAAGAGGAGCCTGAACGCTTTAACCCGACCAAGTTGGATGCGCGTGAATGGGTTCGGGTACTTAAAGAAACGGGTTTTAAAAAGGTGATTTTGGTGGTTAAGCACCACGATGGTTTTGTGCTCTACCCGACAGCTTATACAGACTACTCGGTCAAGGCTAGTCCTTGGCGGGATGGAAAGGGGGACTTGCTCCTCGAAGTATCCCGAGCTGCAACTGAGTTTGACATGGATATGGGAGTTTATTTATCTCCTTGGGATGCCCATAGTCCCCTTTATCATGTGGACCGAGAAGCAGACTACAATGCCTATTATCTGGCTCAGTTGAAGGAAATCTTATCAAATCCTGACTATGGGAATGCTGGTAAGTTCGCTGAGATCTGGATGGATGGTGCCAGAGGGGAAGGGGCCCAGCAGGTTAACTATGAGTTTGAGACTTGGTTTGAGACCATTCGTGAATTGCAGGGCGATTGTTTGATTTTCTCAACTGAGGGAACTAGTATTCGCTGGATTGGCAATGAACGAGGCTATGCAGGGGATCCCTTGTGGCAAAAAGTCAAGCCCGACCAGTTGGGGACAGAGGCTGCATTAGATTATCTACAGCACGGTGATCCCTCAGGGACGCTGTTTTCAATCGGTGAGGCAGATGTATCCCTTCGGCCGGGTTGGTTTTACCATGAGGATCAGGATCCCAAGTCTCTTGAGGAGTTGATCGAAATCTACTTTCACTCAGTGGGGCGGGGAACCCCTCTCTTGCTCAATATTCCTCCAAACCAAGATGGTCTATTTGATGAAAGGGATATCCAGCGACTGTATGAATTTAGAGCCTACCGTGACGCACTCTATAGAGAAGATTTAGCTCTGGGAGCCAAGGTATCTGGGCCTGCTTTATCAGCAGACTTTGCTTGTTGCCACCTGACAGATGGACTAGAGACCAGTTCTTGGGCAAGTGATGCAGAACTGCCAATTCAGTTAGAGATTGATTTAGGAACTCCTAAAACTTTTGATGTAATCGAGTTGAGGGAAGAGTTGAAGCTAGGGCAACGCATCGCTGCTTTCCATGTGCAGGTAGAGTTGGATGGTGTCTGGCAGGAGTTTGGTTCGGGTCATACTGTTGGTTATAAACGTCTCTTACGAGGGCTAGTTGTTGAGGCTCAGAAGGTGCGTGTAATAATCACAGAGGCACAGGATTTGCCAGTATTAACTAAGATTTCACTTTATAAAACACCTAGCTTGTCAAAAAAAGAAGCTGTTCAGCAACTAGAGTTTTCAGAAAAAAGTCTAGCTGTAATCAAGGGAGAAAATGCCTATTTTACAGTTAAGCGCAGAGAATGTAGTGGTCCTTTAGAAGCTAAGATTTCGATTCAACCCGGGACGGGTGTGCATGGTATCGCTTATCAGGATGAGATTCAAGTCCTTATGTTTCAAGCTGGCGAGACTGAAAAAAGGTTGACGTTTCCAACCTTGTATTTCGCAGGAGATAAAAGCTTGGATTTCTATCTGAACCTAATGGTGGATGGTCAGCTTGTGGATCAACTTCAAGTCCAAGTTTCATAA
- the arcA gene encoding arginine deiminase: MSSHPIQVFSEIGKLKKVMLHRPGKELENLLPDYLERLLFDDIPFLEDAQKEHDAFAQALRDEGIEVLYLEQLAAESLTSPEIRDQFIEEYLDEANIRGRQTKAAIRELLHGIKDNQELVEKTMAGVQKVELPEIPEEAKGLTDLVDSDYPFAIDPMPNLYFTRDPFATIGNAVSLNHMYADTRNRETLYGKYIFKHHPIYGGKVELVYNREEDTRIEGGDELVLSKDVLAVGISQRTDAASIEKLLVNIFKKNVGFKKVLAFEFANNRKFMHLDTVFTMVDYDKFTIHPEIEGDLRVYSVTYEDEKLKIVEEKGDLAELLAKNLGVEKVHLIRCGGGNIVAAAREQWNDGSNTLTIAPGVVVVYARNTITNKILEEYGLRLIKIRGSELVRGRGGPRCMSMPFEREEV; encoded by the coding sequence ATGTCTTCACATCCAATTCAGGTATTCTCAGAAATTGGGAAACTGAAAAAAGTTATGTTGCACCGTCCAGGCAAAGAGTTGGAAAACTTGTTGCCGGACTATCTCGAAAGGCTTCTTTTTGATGACATTCCATTCTTGGAAGATGCTCAAAAAGAACATGACGCATTTGCTCAAGCTCTTCGTGATGAAGGAATTGAGGTCCTTTACCTAGAGCAATTGGCTGCTGAATCATTGACTTCCCCAGAAATCCGCGATCAATTTATCGAGGAATATTTAGACGAAGCCAACATCCGTGGTCGTCAAACCAAGGCGGCTATTCGTGAATTGCTTCACGGTATCAAGGACAACCAAGAATTGGTTGAAAAAACTATGGCAGGGGTTCAAAAAGTTGAATTGCCAGAAATTCCTGAAGAAGCAAAAGGCTTAACTGACTTGGTTGACTCAGACTATCCATTTGCAATCGACCCAATGCCAAACCTCTACTTCACTCGCGACCCATTTGCAACTATTGGTAATGCCGTATCGCTTAACCACATGTATGCAGATACTCGTAACCGTGAAACTCTTTATGGTAAATATATTTTCAAACACCATCCAATCTATGGTGGAAAAGTAGAATTGGTCTACAACCGTGAAGAAGATACACGTATTGAAGGTGGAGATGAGCTCGTTCTTTCTAAAGACGTTCTTGCAGTAGGTATCTCTCAACGTACAGATGCAGCTTCAATTGAAAAACTCTTGGTGAACATCTTCAAGAAAAATGTTGGCTTCAAGAAAGTATTGGCATTTGAATTTGCTAACAACCGTAAATTCATGCACTTGGATACTGTCTTCACCATGGTTGACTACGACAAGTTCACAATTCACCCAGAAATCGAAGGCGATCTTCGTGTGTACTCTGTCACTTATGAAGATGAAAAACTCAAGATTGTTGAAGAAAAAGGTGACTTAGCTGAACTTCTTGCAAAGAACCTCGGCGTAGAAAAAGTTCATTTGATCCGTTGCGGTGGTGGCAATATCGTAGCAGCTGCGCGTGAACAATGGAATGATGGCTCCAACACTTTGACAATCGCACCTGGTGTAGTCGTCGTTTATGCCCGCAATACCATTACCAATAAGATCCTAGAAGAATACGGGCTTCGCTTGATTAAGATTCGCGGAAGCGAATTGGTTCGGGGCCGTGGTGGACCTCGTTGTATGTCTATGCCATTTGAACGTGAAGAAGTATAA
- the argF gene encoding ornithine carbamoyltransferase: MTHSVFQGRSFLAEKDFTRAELEYLIGLSAHLKDLKKRNIQHHYLAGKNIALLFEKTSTRTRAAFTTAAIDLGAHPEYLGANDIQLGKKESTEDTAKVLGRMFDGIEFRGFSQRMVEELAEFSGVPVWNGLTDEWHPTQMLADYLTVQENFGRLEGLTLVYCGDGRNNVANSLLVTGAILGVNVHIFSPKELFPEKEIVELAEGFAKESGAHILITEDADEAVKGADVLYTDVWVSMGEEDKFAERVALLKPYQVNMDLVKKAGNENLIFLHCLPAFHDTHTVYGKDVAEKFGVEEMEVTDEVFRSKYARHFDQAENRMHTIKAVMAATLGNLYIPKV, from the coding sequence ATGACACATTCAGTATTCCAAGGACGCAGCTTCTTAGCAGAAAAAGACTTTACTCGCGCAGAGTTAGAATACCTTATCGGTCTTTCAGCTCACTTGAAGGATTTGAAAAAACGCAATATCCAACACCACTACCTTGCTGGTAAAAATATCGCCCTCCTGTTTGAAAAAACTTCTACTCGTACACGTGCAGCCTTTACAACTGCGGCTATTGACCTTGGTGCTCATCCAGAATACCTCGGAGCAAATGACATTCAGTTAGGTAAAAAAGAATCTACTGAAGATACTGCAAAAGTTTTGGGTCGTATGTTTGACGGGATTGAATTCCGCGGCTTCAGCCAACGTATGGTTGAAGAATTGGCAGAATTCTCAGGTGTCCCAGTATGGAATGGTCTAACTGACGAATGGCACCCAACTCAAATGCTCGCTGACTACTTGACTGTTCAAGAAAATTTTGGTCGTTTGGAAGGATTGACATTGGTATACTGTGGTGATGGACGCAATAACGTTGCCAACAGCTTGCTGGTAACAGGTGCTATCCTTGGTGTTAACGTTCACATCTTCTCACCAAAAGAACTCTTCCCAGAAAAAGAGATCGTTGAATTGGCTGAAGGATTTGCTAAAGAAAGTGGTGCACACATCCTCATCACCGAAGATGCAGACGAAGCTGTCAAAGGTGCAGACGTACTTTACACAGACGTTTGGGTATCTATGGGCGAAGAAGACAAATTCGCAGAACGCGTTGCACTTTTGAAACCTTACCAAGTCAATATGGACTTAGTGAAAAAAGCAGGTAACGAAAACTTGATCTTCTTGCACTGCTTACCAGCATTCCACGACACTCACACTGTTTACGGTAAAGATGTTGCTGAAAAATTTGGCGTAGAGGAAATGGAAGTAACAGACGAAGTCTTCCGCAGCAAGTATGCTCGTCACTTTGACCAAGCAGAAAACCGTATGCACACTATCAAAGCTGTTATGGCTGCTACTCTTGGAAATCTCTACATTCCTAAAGTATAA
- the arcC gene encoding carbamate kinase, whose translation MSHRKIVVALGGNAILSTDPSAQAQQAALVETARHLVKLIQNGDELIITHGNGPQVGNLLLQHLMADSEKNPAFPLDSLVAMTEGSIGFWLQCALDNALLDVGLDKNVASVVTQVIVDKEDPAFINPTKPIGPFYSEEDAKAESEKTGATFKEDAGRGWRKVVASPKPIDIKEINSIRTLLDNGQVVIAAGGGGIPVVKNENGYLSGVEAVIDKDFASQRLAELVEADLFIVLTGVDYVYVNYNKPDQEKLEHVTVSQLKEYIKQGQFAPGSMLPKVEAAIDFVTNRPEGKAVITSLSNLGALIESESGTIIVKD comes from the coding sequence ATGTCTCATAGAAAAATCGTCGTTGCTTTAGGCGGAAATGCCATCCTCTCCACTGACCCATCTGCCCAAGCTCAACAAGCTGCTCTGGTGGAAACAGCTCGTCATCTGGTCAAGTTGATTCAAAACGGAGATGAACTGATCATTACTCACGGAAATGGTCCTCAGGTGGGTAACCTCTTGCTTCAACACTTGATGGCAGATTCGGAAAAAAACCCTGCCTTCCCCCTTGATTCTTTGGTTGCCATGACCGAGGGTAGTATCGGTTTTTGGCTACAATGTGCTCTTGATAACGCATTGCTCGATGTAGGACTTGATAAAAATGTCGCTTCTGTTGTTACCCAGGTTATAGTAGACAAAGAAGACCCTGCCTTTATCAATCCAACCAAACCAATCGGTCCATTCTACTCAGAAGAGGATGCCAAAGCTGAGAGCGAAAAAACAGGAGCAACCTTCAAAGAAGATGCCGGTCGTGGCTGGCGTAAAGTGGTGGCTTCACCAAAACCAATCGACATCAAAGAAATCAACAGCATCCGCACCTTGCTTGATAATGGTCAAGTTGTCATCGCAGCAGGTGGAGGAGGTATCCCTGTTGTCAAAAATGAAAACGGTTACTTAAGTGGAGTCGAAGCCGTTATTGATAAAGACTTTGCGTCTCAACGACTAGCAGAACTCGTCGAAGCTGACCTCTTTATCGTCCTTACTGGCGTAGACTATGTTTATGTCAACTACAATAAACCAGACCAAGAAAAACTGGAACACGTTACTGTCAGTCAACTAAAAGAATACATCAAACAAGGACAATTCGCACCGGGTAGCATGCTACCAAAAGTCGAAGCTGCTATCGATTTTGTAACCAACCGCCCAGAAGGCAAGGCTGTTATCACCTCCCTCAGCAATCTAGGCGCCTTGATCGAGTCCGAAAGCGGAACAATTATTGTTAAAGACTAG
- a CDS encoding YfcC family protein, producing the protein MSEKTKKRFQMPSSYTVLIIIIAIMAILTWIIPAGKYDTNEAGGLIAGTYQTVESNPQGIYDILMAPIRAMLGHEPTKAAIDVAFFILMVGGFLGVVNATGTLDVGIASIVKKYKGREKMLILILMPLFALGGTTYGMGEETMAFYPLLVPVMMAVGFDSITAVAIILLGSQVGCLASTLNPFATVIASDTAGVSSMDGVILRIIFWFVMTGISTYFVYRYAEKIQKDPTKSLVYSQREEDLKHFNVTDNENAPSVLNKKQKHVLALFILTFIIMIASFIPWVDLHITLFEDFKNWLIGLPVIGGAIGSSALPFGSWYFPEGAMLFAVMGILIGVVYGLKESKIISTFMAGAADLLTVALICAVARGIQVIMNDGMITATILHWGEVGLQGLSSQVFIVLTYLFYLPMSFLIPSSSGLASATMGIMAPLGEFVNVKPSLIITAYQSASGVLNLVAPTSGIVMGALALGRISLGTWWKFVTKLIVVIVIVSILLLILGTFLPFL; encoded by the coding sequence ATGAGTGAAAAAACAAAAAAAAGGTTCCAAATGCCTTCATCTTACACTGTTTTGATCATTATTATTGCCATCATGGCAATCTTAACTTGGATCATTCCAGCAGGTAAGTATGACACGAACGAAGCAGGTGGCCTCATTGCAGGTACCTATCAAACTGTTGAATCTAATCCCCAAGGGATTTACGATATCCTAATGGCTCCGATTCGGGCGATGCTCGGTCACGAACCAACTAAAGCCGCTATTGACGTAGCCTTCTTCATCCTCATGGTTGGGGGATTTCTAGGTGTCGTCAATGCGACAGGCACATTAGATGTTGGTATTGCCTCTATTGTTAAGAAATACAAAGGACGCGAAAAAATGCTGATCCTCATCCTCATGCCCCTCTTCGCACTTGGAGGAACAACTTATGGTATGGGTGAAGAAACCATGGCATTTTACCCACTCCTTGTTCCTGTTATGATGGCTGTTGGTTTTGATAGCATTACTGCCGTTGCCATCATTCTACTAGGTTCCCAAGTCGGCTGTCTTGCCTCTACTCTCAATCCTTTTGCTACTGTTATCGCTTCTGATACCGCAGGTGTGTCATCTATGGACGGGGTTATCCTTCGTATCATCTTCTGGTTTGTTATGACAGGTATTAGTACTTACTTTGTCTACCGCTATGCAGAAAAGATTCAAAAGGATCCTACAAAATCACTTGTCTACTCTCAACGTGAAGAAGACCTTAAACACTTCAATGTCACTGATAACGAAAATGCTCCATCTGTCTTGAATAAGAAACAAAAACATGTTCTTGCCTTGTTCATCTTGACTTTCATCATCATGATCGCCAGCTTTATCCCTTGGGTAGACTTGCACATCACTCTATTTGAAGACTTCAAGAATTGGTTGATTGGTCTCCCTGTTATTGGTGGAGCTATCGGTTCATCTGCTCTACCATTCGGTAGCTGGTACTTCCCAGAAGGTGCGATGCTCTTTGCTGTGATGGGTATTCTTATTGGTGTTGTTTACGGTCTCAAGGAAAGCAAGATTATCTCTACCTTTATGGCTGGTGCAGCAGATCTTCTCACCGTAGCCTTGATTTGTGCAGTAGCTCGTGGTATCCAAGTTATCATGAACGACGGTATGATTACTGCAACTATTCTACACTGGGGTGAAGTCGGACTTCAAGGTCTCTCTTCTCAGGTCTTCATCGTTTTGACCTACCTCTTCTACCTTCCTATGTCATTCCTTATCCCATCTTCATCTGGACTTGCTAGTGCTACAATGGGAATCATGGCACCACTTGGTGAGTTCGTTAACGTAAAACCTAGTCTCATCATCACTGCCTATCAATCTGCATCTGGTGTACTCAACCTTGTCGCTCCAACTTCTGGTATCGTTATGGGGGCTCTCGCGCTCGGCCGTATCAGTCTAGGAACTTGGTGGAAATTTGTTACTAAACTCATTGTCGTTATTGTCATTGTGAGCATACTTCTTCTTATCCTAGGTACCTTCCTACCATTCCTTTAG